ACTGCCTCTCCGAGCCCGCGGCCGGATCGGACGCGGCGTCGCTGCGCACCAAGGCTGTCCGTGACGGCGACGACTGGGTGATCAGCGGCACCAAGGCCTGGATCACGCACGGCGGCGTCGCCGACTTCTACACCGTGCTGGCCCGCACGGGCGCGGACGGCGCCCGCGGCATCACGGCCTTCCTGGTGCCGGGCGACGCGAAGGGGCTGAGCGCCGCGGTGCCCGAGAAGAAGATGGGCATGAAGGGCTCGCCCACCGCCCAGATCAACTTCGACGGCGTACGCATTCCCGACTCCCGTCGCCTCGGGGACGAGGGCCAGGGCTTTGCCATCGCTCTCTCCGCGCTCGACTCGGGCCGCCTCGGCATAGCGGCCTGCGCGATCGGGGTGGCCCAGGCGGCTCTCGACGAGGCCGTCGGGTACGCGACCGAGCGCAGGCAGTTCGGCAGGCCCATCGCGGACTTCCAGGGCCTGCGCTTCATGCTCGCGGACATGGCGACGCAGATCGAGGCGGGCCGGGCGCTCTACCTCTCCGCGGCCCGGCTCCGGGACGCGGGACGGCCCTTCGCCAAGCAGGCGGCCATGGCCAAGCTGCTGTGCACGGACGCCGCGATGAAGGTGACGACGGACGCCGTGCAGGTCCTCGGCGGGTACGGCTACACGGCGGACTTCCCGGTGGAGCGCCTCATGCGCGAGGCCAAGGTGCTGCAGATCGTCGAGGGCACGAATCAGATCCAGCGCATGGTCATCGCACGTCACCTCGCGGGTCCCGACTCGCGCTGAACTGGCCGTGCCGCACCGGCGGCGCCACGAGCCTGACCCACTCGGCGTCGTGGTGCCCCGGCAGCGTGCGGCCCCGGTCCGCCCAGTGGCGGATCAGGGCGCGGTAGATCGGCGGGTCCTGGACGTGGGGCTGCTGGTAGGGCGCGGGCGGCTGCTGGTACGGCTGCGCGTAGGCCTGGTGCGGCTGCTGTTGCTGGTGATGTGCATGCTGCTGGTGCGCGTGTTGCGGGTGGTGTGCGTACGGGTACGGAGCCTGGTGCTGCT
The window above is part of the Streptomyces venezuelae genome. Proteins encoded here:
- a CDS encoding acyl-CoA dehydrogenase family protein — encoded protein: MPDHITQSVERQLPTDEARDLLSLVRDIAQREIVPKAAEEEDAGRFPRELFTLLSESGLLGLPYDSEFGGGDQPYEVYLQVLEELAAARLTVGLGVSVHSLSCHALAGYGTKEQRKDHLPAMLGGGLLGAYCLSEPAAGSDAASLRTKAVRDGDDWVISGTKAWITHGGVADFYTVLARTGADGARGITAFLVPGDAKGLSAAVPEKKMGMKGSPTAQINFDGVRIPDSRRLGDEGQGFAIALSALDSGRLGIAACAIGVAQAALDEAVGYATERRQFGRPIADFQGLRFMLADMATQIEAGRALYLSAARLRDAGRPFAKQAAMAKLLCTDAAMKVTTDAVQVLGGYGYTADFPVERLMREAKVLQIVEGTNQIQRMVIARHLAGPDSR